One part of the Sphingopyxis sp. TUF1 genome encodes these proteins:
- a CDS encoding LysR family transcriptional regulator — MHSKAAYPPMSSLRAIEAAVRLESFTAAARELNLTQSAISQAVRYFEARAGVALFRRTKGGLRATDEAKIYAATVARALANIRDAAQVLSPTQRPLVVGVVRSLLHNWLMPQLGAFVERHPGIATSLIGLGRDPAEASDCDVALVIAGEDVAPEGAVWFGDEELAAVARPDKAEATGDLLEHLKTAPRLPLIGTAWPLWWEKAGTPWELPDETIRFRETSAVLNAVQMGQGVGLLPRLVCEHAIARGDLACVSRISVGRGRSYWLLTSDHPSSVAFGDWMASIRPAARTGPGSMDGGVSSV, encoded by the coding sequence GTGCATTCGAAAGCCGCCTATCCGCCGATGTCGTCGCTGCGGGCCATTGAGGCCGCGGTGCGGCTGGAAAGCTTCACGGCGGCGGCGCGCGAGCTGAATCTGACACAGTCGGCGATCAGCCAGGCAGTGCGCTATTTCGAAGCGCGCGCCGGTGTCGCGCTGTTTCGTCGCACCAAGGGCGGACTGCGAGCTACCGACGAAGCGAAAATTTACGCCGCGACGGTGGCGCGGGCGCTGGCGAATATCCGCGACGCTGCACAGGTGCTTTCGCCGACGCAGCGCCCGCTCGTCGTCGGCGTCGTCCGTTCGCTGCTCCACAATTGGCTGATGCCGCAGCTGGGCGCTTTCGTCGAACGCCATCCGGGCATCGCGACGTCGCTTATCGGGCTTGGGCGCGACCCCGCGGAGGCATCGGACTGCGATGTTGCGCTGGTTATCGCGGGCGAGGACGTCGCGCCCGAAGGCGCCGTGTGGTTCGGCGATGAAGAACTGGCCGCCGTCGCGCGGCCCGACAAGGCGGAGGCGACCGGCGACCTTCTGGAGCATTTGAAAACCGCGCCGCGGCTGCCTTTGATCGGCACCGCATGGCCCCTCTGGTGGGAAAAGGCCGGAACTCCATGGGAATTGCCCGACGAGACCATTCGCTTCCGCGAAACGTCGGCTGTCCTGAATGCAGTCCAGATGGGGCAGGGGGTGGGACTCCTCCCGCGGCTCGTCTGCGAGCATGCAATCGCGCGGGGCGATCTCGCCTGCGTATCGCGAATATCGGTCGGTCGCGGCCGATCCTATTGGCTTTTAACGTCGGACCACCCGTCAAGCGTTGCGTTCGGCGACTGGATGGCCTCGATCCGGCCCGCAGCGAGGACCGGCCCCGGATCAATGGATGGCGGTGTTTCGTCCGTTTGA
- a CDS encoding LysE family translocator, whose protein sequence is MNGTFFALLTFSGLWLMQVAIPGPNFARVSEATFTHSRALGMKTAAGTAAANMSWCVIALAGAAAVMDDPLFGPSLRLAGALYFGAYGCRLVYRSFQPRPIAAAALDSAAAFRSGYLTGLASPQAGLFFASALTTIIAPALDWTVGLAVVAIAPAVTLAWYAVVTSLLAAPLARAWYERRRPLIERALGLLLLAASVKLIGAALATGRIATP, encoded by the coding sequence ATGAACGGCACTTTCTTTGCGCTTCTGACCTTTTCAGGGCTTTGGTTGATGCAGGTCGCGATCCCCGGGCCCAATTTTGCGCGGGTAAGCGAGGCGACCTTCACCCATTCGCGCGCGCTGGGCATGAAGACGGCCGCCGGAACCGCCGCCGCGAATATGTCCTGGTGCGTGATCGCGCTCGCCGGCGCTGCGGCGGTTATGGACGATCCCCTGTTCGGCCCGTCGCTGAGACTGGCCGGGGCGCTCTATTTCGGTGCCTATGGCTGCCGGCTTGTCTATCGGTCCTTTCAGCCGCGCCCGATCGCCGCAGCGGCGCTCGACAGCGCCGCCGCTTTCCGCTCGGGCTATCTCACCGGCCTCGCCAGCCCCCAAGCGGGACTGTTTTTCGCAAGCGCGCTGACGACGATCATCGCTCCGGCGCTCGACTGGACGGTCGGGCTCGCAGTCGTGGCCATCGCCCCGGCGGTGACGCTGGCGTGGTATGCCGTGGTCACCTCGCTGCTCGCCGCCCCGCTGGCGCGCGCCTGGTACGAACGGCGGCGACCGTTGATCGAGCGCGCGCTCGGCCTCCTCCTGCTCGCCGCCTCGGTCAAGCTGATCGGCGCGGCGCTTGCTACAGGTCGGATTGCCACGCCTTGA
- a CDS encoding DUF2585 domain-containing protein, with the protein MVGGISRTGWLVAAALVVLLTAILIVMGRPPICPCGTVSLWHGTVQSNQNSQQISDWYSFSHIIHGFIFYGVLRWLMPLRPVWVPLAIAIGIEGAWEIAENSPMIIDRYREVTMAFGYSGDSVLNSVSDTLFMVAGFLAASRMRWWVTVALAIAFELFTLWTIRDNLTLNVLMLVSPVEAVKAWQSDL; encoded by the coding sequence ATGGTCGGCGGAATTTCGCGAACGGGGTGGCTGGTGGCCGCGGCGCTGGTCGTGTTGCTGACGGCGATCCTGATTGTCATGGGCCGCCCGCCGATCTGTCCGTGCGGCACCGTCAGCCTGTGGCACGGCACCGTCCAGTCGAACCAGAACAGCCAGCAGATTTCGGACTGGTACAGTTTCAGTCACATCATCCACGGCTTCATCTTTTACGGCGTGCTGCGCTGGCTGATGCCGCTGCGGCCGGTGTGGGTACCGCTGGCGATCGCGATCGGGATCGAGGGCGCGTGGGAAATCGCCGAAAACTCGCCGATGATCATCGACCGCTATCGCGAGGTGACGATGGCGTTCGGCTATTCGGGCGATTCGGTGCTCAATTCGGTGAGCGATACGCTGTTCATGGTCGCGGGCTTCCTTGCCGCGAGCCGGATGCGCTGGTGGGTGACGGTAGCGCTGGCGATTGCGTTCGAACTGTTCACGCTGTGGACGATCCGCGACAATCTGACGCTCAACGTGCTGATGCTCGTCTCGCCGGTCGAGGCAGTCAAGGCGTGGCAATCCGACCTGTAG
- the gmk gene encoding guanylate kinase, whose amino-acid sequence MADSVHLDRRGVLFVLSSPSGAGKTTISRMMLEADADIALSISATTRPPRPGEIDGVHYHFVDTETFKKMAADGEFLEWAHVFGHRYGTPRARVEELLAAGKDVLFDIDWQGAQQLYQEAGPDVVRVFVLPPTMEELERRLRARKTDSDEVIAARMARAANEISHWDGYDYVLINDHVDDCYGEVMAILRAERLKRRRQIGLIGFARDLIRSVPDADTKL is encoded by the coding sequence ATGGCAGATAGCGTCCACCTCGACCGCCGCGGCGTGTTGTTCGTCCTCTCCTCGCCGTCGGGCGCGGGCAAGACCACCATTTCGCGCATGATGCTGGAGGCGGACGCGGACATCGCGCTCTCGATCTCCGCGACGACGCGCCCGCCGCGGCCGGGCGAGATCGACGGGGTGCATTATCATTTCGTCGATACCGAAACCTTCAAGAAAATGGCCGCCGACGGCGAATTCCTCGAATGGGCGCACGTCTTCGGGCATCGCTACGGCACGCCGCGCGCGCGCGTCGAGGAGCTGCTCGCGGCGGGCAAGGACGTGCTGTTCGACATCGACTGGCAGGGCGCGCAGCAGCTGTATCAGGAGGCCGGTCCCGACGTGGTGCGCGTCTTCGTGCTGCCCCCGACGATGGAAGAACTCGAACGGCGGCTGCGCGCGCGCAAGACCGACAGCGACGAAGTGATCGCCGCGCGCATGGCGCGCGCCGCGAACGAGATCAGCCACTGGGACGGTTACGACTATGTGCTGATCAACGACCATGTCGATGACTGCTACGGCGAAGTGATGGCGATCCTCCGCGCCGAGCGGCTGAAGCGCCGCCGCCAGATCGGCCTAATCGGCTTCGCGCGCGACCTGATCCGGTCGGTGCCCGACGCGGACACGAAGCTGTAG
- a CDS encoding acyl-CoA thioesterase yields the protein MPKPESWRLDVASYPVCIELQTRFQDMDINGHLNNVAFAALFESGRVLLNRQIRPWDERPADERTMVAAVEINYLAEGNFPDPVRIATGIGRIGTSSWTIVQAMFQNGRCIATCDTVVVCRTDGQAKPLRAAMVAELEATMAAPA from the coding sequence ATGCCCAAACCGGAAAGCTGGCGGCTAGATGTCGCCAGCTATCCCGTCTGCATTGAATTGCAGACGCGGTTTCAGGACATGGACATCAACGGCCACCTGAACAATGTGGCCTTTGCCGCCTTGTTCGAAAGCGGCCGGGTGCTGCTCAACCGGCAGATTCGTCCATGGGACGAGCGGCCCGCGGACGAGCGGACGATGGTTGCGGCGGTCGAGATCAACTATCTGGCCGAGGGCAATTTCCCCGACCCGGTTCGGATCGCGACGGGGATCGGCCGGATCGGCACGTCGAGCTGGACGATTGTGCAGGCGATGTTCCAGAACGGCCGCTGCATCGCGACGTGCGATACCGTCGTGGTATGCCGCACCGACGGACAGGCGAAACCGCTGCGCGCGGCGATGGTGGCGGAGCTGGAGGCGACGATGGCGGCGCCGGCTTAA
- a CDS encoding SDR family NAD(P)-dependent oxidoreductase, translating into MKLDSTVSAVVTGGASGLGAATARALAAKGVKVAIFDLQEEKGKAIAEELGGIFCECNVTDDASVDAAFEKARAAIGQERILVNCAGTGNAIKTASRSKEDGSIKHFPLDAFNWIIQINLVGTFRCITKSAAGMLTLDPMEDGERGAIVNTASVAAEDGQIGQAAYSASKGGVVGMTLPIARDLASENIRVNTILPGIFDTPLLAGAPQNVRDALGASVLNPKRLGVPDEYANLALCMIENGYFNGEDVRLDGGIRMGPR; encoded by the coding sequence ATGAAACTCGATTCCACCGTATCCGCCGTCGTCACCGGCGGTGCCTCGGGCCTTGGCGCCGCGACCGCGCGCGCGCTGGCGGCCAAGGGCGTGAAGGTCGCGATCTTCGACCTGCAGGAAGAAAAGGGCAAGGCGATCGCCGAAGAACTCGGCGGCATCTTCTGCGAATGCAATGTCACCGACGATGCCAGCGTCGACGCCGCGTTTGAAAAGGCGCGCGCGGCGATCGGGCAGGAGCGCATCCTCGTCAATTGCGCCGGCACCGGCAATGCGATCAAGACCGCGAGCCGGTCGAAGGAAGACGGCAGCATCAAGCATTTCCCGCTCGATGCGTTCAACTGGATCATCCAGATCAACCTCGTCGGCACCTTCCGCTGCATCACCAAGTCGGCGGCGGGGATGCTGACGCTCGATCCGATGGAAGACGGCGAGCGTGGCGCGATCGTCAACACGGCGTCGGTCGCGGCCGAGGACGGCCAGATCGGGCAGGCGGCTTACTCGGCATCGAAGGGCGGCGTCGTCGGCATGACCCTCCCCATCGCGCGCGACCTGGCGAGCGAGAATATCCGCGTCAACACGATCCTGCCGGGCATTTTCGACACCCCGCTGCTCGCCGGGGCGCCGCAGAATGTCCGCGATGCGCTCGGTGCCTCGGTGCTCAATCCGAAGCGGCTCGGCGTGCCCGACGAATATGCGAACCTCGCGCTCTGCATGATCGAAAACGGCTATTTCAACGGCGAGGACGTGCGCCTCGACGGCGGCATCCGCATGGGCCCACGCTGA